The following proteins are co-located in the Pseudomonas fluorescens genome:
- a CDS encoding DUF4354 family protein, with product MKCKILFASLMFAFSFAANAEIPLDSAVLFSTQKNQGVVWTSEKAAYFKSFNASLLNGGKKDIDLSKICYKAYDSKGNSYQLDTIDEKLSQGLLKSGKSVQGFYQFVSEDEGVYGASLVKALLDCK from the coding sequence ATGAAATGTAAAATTCTGTTTGCGTCGTTAATGTTTGCTTTCAGCTTCGCTGCTAATGCAGAGATTCCCTTAGACTCTGCGGTGCTTTTCTCAACCCAGAAAAATCAAGGAGTGGTTTGGACAAGCGAGAAAGCTGCGTATTTCAAGTCGTTTAACGCATCACTGCTCAACGGTGGGAAAAAAGATATTGATCTGAGCAAGATCTGCTATAAGGCGTATGACTCAAAAGGTAATAGCTATCAGCTTGATACAATTGACGAAAAACTATCTCAAGGACTTCTAAAGTCTGGTAAGTCCGTTCAGGGCTTTTATCAATTTGTATCTGAAGATGAAGGGGTTTATGGCGCGTCTTTAGTAAAGGCTCTGCTTGACTGCAAGTAA
- a CDS encoding DUF4354 family protein, protein MSYRFLLSSLACVFSFVANAEVPLDSAVLYSNQKDQGVVWTNGKTMYYKSFKASLLNVGVKDIELSGLCYKAYDAKGNSYELDTIDEKLSQGFLKSGKTVQGFLSVCI, encoded by the coding sequence ATGAGTTACAGGTTTTTGCTTTCGTCGTTAGCGTGTGTTTTCAGCTTCGTTGCTAATGCAGAGGTTCCATTAGACTCTGCTGTTCTATACTCAAATCAGAAAGATCAAGGAGTCGTTTGGACAAACGGGAAAACTATGTATTATAAGTCTTTCAAAGCATCACTACTCAATGTTGGAGTCAAAGATATTGAGCTTAGTGGGCTCTGCTACAAGGCGTATGACGCAAAAGGTAATAGTTATGAACTTGATACAATTGACGAAAAACTTTCTCAAGGATTTCTAAAGTCTGGTAAGACGGTACAAGGTTTTTTATCAGTTTGTATCTGA
- a CDS encoding CS1 type fimbrial major subunit — translation MFKKFAVSLPLVFSVLGSSAVFAAGEATSHISIKAVIPSTSFNAQPLNPNFGLDEVMNYNVVTGELSELSAPYILKNSAGSIQASLRENSALLSNGSVGIPLTVKLGDVTLDTTAKEVVSVAQAKAGIQKNLSIKTTSKPKDGETGSFIGEVVIIFDNVVAPQF, via the coding sequence ATGTTCAAAAAGTTTGCAGTGTCTCTGCCACTAGTTTTTTCTGTGTTGGGTTCTTCGGCCGTTTTTGCGGCTGGTGAGGCAACAAGCCACATCAGCATCAAAGCTGTAATTCCAAGCACGAGTTTCAACGCTCAGCCACTGAACCCTAATTTTGGTTTAGACGAGGTAATGAATTACAACGTTGTTACTGGTGAGCTTAGCGAGTTGTCTGCTCCCTACATCCTAAAGAACAGCGCTGGTTCCATTCAAGCCTCCCTTCGGGAAAATTCTGCTTTGCTGAGTAACGGGTCAGTAGGTATTCCACTGACCGTTAAGTTAGGCGACGTAACTCTGGATACCACAGCCAAGGAAGTAGTCTCAGTTGCCCAAGCTAAGGCAGGAATACAAAAAAACCTATCAATCAAGACTACCAGCAAGCCAAAGGACGGTGAAACTGGTTCGTTCATCGGTGAAGTGGTTATTATCTTCGATAACGTAGTGGCACCGCAGTTTTGA
- a CDS encoding TcfC E-set like domain-containing protein produces MFALRCLISVAALFACTVVSAASGMNHTPRSLLAQAKGLPSDFEEHFFDVPLSVRVERDKQLVGEAMIVLTRDDRLMLLDFTNYADSPVMDTERDIWENFLKSGTSLGACTKSCPEQLIAVHYSLENSLVSILTENAERDTLQQQFYAQPEGGTTGLIVNNQLNLNGGQNQELGGRFGIEATSSLGNWTNAMNLQLSRLGGQDTEIRHALYSLYTQREYEGNFLRLGYFTPNSEGLSRQPRTFGAAQDVAIGVMVGSSDSLVVNTPNPSMYPMYVTANRQASVEIYRNGMLINTQAVQAGLQTIDTRSLPGGIYEVEVRLVEDGQVTATTQELVYKPNNWRNYDERWRYNLFAGRESTLFNNWEQRDKGGITSGASINYLLHPRAVAGLSARKVQDSMQFGTSIDWSLAQNISLYSNLYETQSHGTGLDMQALYNYGMGSVVASHNRSWLDTRGTYETLADGTRLRQRNTFVGKTSSSSLSFNQRMGSRDSINARVSHSQGNVDGVGLDFGWTRRHILFGSEASWRISLFDRPLSNSSGDKRNRGFDLALNLALGGSGESWYGSIGSRTARNGQRDNNALLTYRKDIKEHVLQSVSVTAMSDVYGLGMSGMTTFQSESISGDAFAQRSSYNGDLTGGLNLNNTFAVGGEKMVFTSQNYSSGAGMIIDVETDVEEDVVLRSDDMSGSSTTLRPGRNFVPVTAYKGSTIAFDFEGNYPPAATIQPARSAYHLNKGGVGYRKISVMKTVTVLGRLVGADGYPLKGHHILNHASRGVSEADGFFSMEIKSNSPTLEVRSSNQLLCQFRLNLSSLRNEKDVLMIGDLRCTPETLADSTFNTEAAG; encoded by the coding sequence ATGTTCGCTCTAAGATGTCTCATATCAGTTGCTGCGCTGTTTGCTTGTACGGTTGTTAGCGCTGCGTCAGGTATGAACCACACGCCACGAAGCTTGCTAGCACAGGCTAAAGGTTTACCAAGTGATTTCGAAGAACACTTTTTTGATGTCCCACTGTCGGTACGTGTCGAGCGTGATAAACAGCTCGTTGGCGAGGCGATGATCGTGCTGACCCGCGATGATAGGCTTATGCTTCTTGACTTTACGAACTATGCCGACAGCCCGGTAATGGACACCGAGCGTGATATCTGGGAGAACTTCCTCAAGTCTGGTACTTCTTTAGGTGCCTGTACCAAGAGCTGCCCAGAGCAGTTAATAGCAGTACATTACAGTTTGGAAAACTCATTGGTTTCTATACTCACCGAAAACGCCGAGCGTGATACCTTGCAACAGCAGTTTTACGCTCAGCCAGAAGGTGGCACTACCGGTCTTATAGTAAACAATCAGTTGAACCTTAATGGCGGGCAAAACCAAGAGTTGGGCGGCCGCTTCGGCATCGAGGCAACTAGCAGTCTAGGCAACTGGACCAATGCAATGAATCTGCAGCTGTCACGCCTTGGCGGTCAGGATACCGAAATACGTCATGCGCTTTATTCGCTGTATACACAGCGTGAATACGAGGGCAATTTTCTGCGCCTGGGATATTTCACGCCCAACTCCGAAGGTCTGAGCCGTCAGCCCCGCACTTTTGGTGCCGCGCAGGACGTTGCCATCGGTGTGATGGTGGGCAGCTCCGACAGCTTGGTGGTGAATACGCCCAATCCCAGCATGTATCCCATGTACGTTACTGCAAATCGCCAAGCCTCGGTGGAGATATACCGCAATGGCATGTTAATCAATACTCAGGCCGTGCAGGCCGGCTTGCAAACAATTGACACCCGTTCTTTACCGGGCGGTATCTATGAAGTTGAAGTGCGGTTGGTCGAAGACGGCCAGGTCACCGCCACAACCCAGGAATTAGTTTACAAGCCCAACAACTGGCGTAACTACGACGAACGCTGGCGTTATAACCTATTTGCCGGTCGCGAGAGCACACTCTTCAATAACTGGGAACAGCGCGACAAAGGTGGCATCACATCCGGCGCTTCGATTAACTACCTTCTTCACCCTCGTGCTGTGGCCGGGCTGTCGGCACGCAAAGTGCAAGATAGTATGCAATTTGGCACCTCAATTGATTGGAGCCTAGCCCAAAACATCAGTCTGTACTCGAATCTCTACGAGACCCAAAGCCACGGCACAGGTCTCGATATGCAAGCGCTTTATAACTATGGCATGGGCAGTGTAGTCGCCAGTCATAATCGAAGCTGGCTCGATACCCGTGGCACGTATGAAACTCTTGCTGACGGTACCCGTTTACGCCAGCGCAACACTTTTGTTGGCAAGACCAGTTCCTCGTCGCTGTCATTCAACCAACGCATGGGCAGCCGCGATTCGATTAATGCCCGTGTTTCCCACAGCCAGGGCAATGTAGATGGCGTTGGCCTGGACTTCGGCTGGACCCGTCGCCACATCCTGTTCGGCAGTGAAGCTAGCTGGCGCATTTCGCTTTTTGACCGTCCCTTAAGTAACAGCAGCGGTGACAAGCGTAACCGTGGCTTCGACCTGGCCCTTAACTTGGCGCTCGGTGGATCGGGAGAAAGCTGGTACGGTAGCATCGGTTCGCGTACCGCGCGCAATGGCCAGCGTGACAACAATGCCTTGCTGACGTACCGCAAAGACATCAAGGAGCACGTCTTGCAAAGCGTCTCCGTCACTGCAATGTCCGACGTGTATGGCCTTGGCATGTCCGGCATGACGACTTTCCAGAGCGAGAGCATTTCCGGCGACGCTTTCGCTCAACGTTCCTCCTACAACGGCGACCTGACAGGCGGCTTGAATCTTAACAACACCTTCGCTGTAGGCGGCGAAAAAATGGTCTTCACTAGCCAAAACTACAGCAGTGGTGCGGGGATGATCATAGACGTTGAAACCGACGTGGAAGAAGACGTCGTCCTCCGCTCGGATGACATGAGTGGCTCGAGTACGACGTTGCGGCCCGGGCGTAACTTTGTACCTGTTACAGCTTATAAGGGGAGCACGATCGCTTTCGACTTCGAAGGCAACTACCCACCAGCCGCCACCATCCAGCCTGCGCGCAGTGCCTACCATCTGAACAAGGGAGGCGTTGGTTACCGCAAAATAAGTGTTATGAAAACGGTAACCGTACTCGGTCGGCTGGTTGGCGCCGACGGGTATCCACTCAAGGGACACCACATCCTCAACCACGCCAGTCGTGGAGTCAGCGAGGCCGACGGGTTCTTCTCAATGGAGATTAAATCCAACTCGCCGACCCTGGAAGTACGCAGTAGTAACCAGTTGCTCTGCCAGTTCCGACTCAACTTGAGCAGCTTGCGTAATGAAAAAGACGTTTTGATGATAGGGGATCTGCGTTGCACTCCGGAAACATTGGCTGACTCCACCTTTAATACTGAAGCTGCAGGCTAA
- the tnpB gene encoding IS66 family insertion sequence element accessory protein TnpB (TnpB, as the term is used for proteins encoded by IS66 family insertion elements, is considered an accessory protein, since TnpC, encoded by a neighboring gene, is a DDE family transposase.): protein MMRPDAKVEKVYLYTKPVDFRKSIDGLAAQVELDIKVAVFDPVIFVFLNRHRTRVKILYRERNGFCLWLKRLESERFKTSPEATDEAIVLSVQELNCESPWVS, encoded by the coding sequence ATGATGCGTCCAGACGCCAAAGTCGAGAAAGTGTACCTCTACACCAAGCCCGTCGACTTCCGAAAGTCCATCGACGGCCTGGCCGCCCAGGTCGAGCTGGATATTAAAGTCGCGGTATTCGACCCAGTGATTTTTGTTTTTCTGAATCGCCACCGTACACGAGTGAAAATCCTATATCGGGAGCGCAATGGCTTCTGCCTTTGGCTCAAGCGCCTCGAATCTGAACGGTTTAAAACATCGCCCGAGGCCACCGATGAAGCCATCGTATTGAGCGTCCAGGAATTAAACTGTGAATCGCCCTGGGTTTCGTAG
- a CDS encoding type 1 fimbrial protein → MNKKKFKAFLSAGTFLTCGSILGTATAAVTGGTSVLNITGYITPSSCGVTWANSTIDLGEVSQAILSSGEETQIPGRSGEIYLEVSCDQSVANGVAVSIRDNQGAEDLPDYQVSLGKAGYMVFFHERPLTNVGVPNLITSTSLNGPWDSIKGSDVVVRNKNYYLSVAGEDTTTPLSAQNYKYNFSYQPFIYKLDDIEGKDDRIDLNGELSAQIYYL, encoded by the coding sequence ATGAACAAAAAAAAATTCAAGGCGTTTCTGAGCGCGGGAACTTTTTTAACATGCGGATCTATTCTCGGCACGGCAACAGCTGCAGTGACCGGGGGAACTTCGGTGTTAAACATTACTGGATATATAACTCCATCATCATGCGGGGTTACTTGGGCTAATTCAACAATTGACCTGGGTGAAGTTTCTCAGGCGATCCTCTCATCGGGTGAAGAAACACAGATTCCTGGTCGCTCGGGTGAAATTTATCTTGAAGTTTCTTGCGATCAAAGTGTTGCAAATGGAGTGGCGGTTAGCATTCGTGACAACCAAGGAGCTGAAGATCTTCCGGACTATCAGGTTAGCCTTGGTAAAGCTGGTTACATGGTTTTTTTCCATGAGCGTCCTCTAACCAATGTTGGCGTACCTAATCTTATCACTTCAACTTCACTTAATGGCCCTTGGGATTCCATTAAAGGCTCGGATGTTGTAGTTCGCAACAAAAATTATTATCTGAGCGTGGCAGGAGAAGACACAACTACTCCTCTTTCCGCTCAAAACTATAAATATAATTTCAGCTACCAGCCTTTCATTTATAAGTTGGATGATATCGAAGGGAAGGATGATAGGATTGATCTTAATGGCGAGTTGTCCGCGCAAATATATTATCTCTAA
- a CDS encoding winged helix-turn-helix domain-containing protein — MNQDIKRYVLKSSEVGRYIIYTPPFEIQIVIGESLISESTLGYAQGKLLEILTENAGEIVSRESIFSNAWPDRVVSANSLNQAISLTRQLIGDDELHKAIKTIPRRGYTFDSSFILSENESKIIIDKAFKCNFNEILVEVDKAAPQENPRAVLGDIKNSSSFFYSQKMRFFRYLIIGVIAIGLLFRTYSIFYDDWSYSSTYVNSGKNRILYIASSNEEIKKIKASLEPLVARFSLISDLQSLIIFNKMHEFYNIVCLTERSAPKFITVHVKKTNEVADQQILSCLQ, encoded by the coding sequence ATGAATCAAGATATAAAGCGGTATGTCTTAAAGAGCAGTGAGGTTGGCAGATATATAATTTACACTCCACCATTCGAGATACAAATTGTTATTGGTGAATCTCTAATTAGTGAGAGCACTTTAGGGTATGCACAAGGCAAACTACTTGAGATTCTTACGGAAAACGCTGGCGAAATAGTTAGTAGGGAGTCGATATTCTCTAATGCATGGCCCGATCGCGTTGTAAGCGCTAATAGCTTAAACCAAGCTATATCTCTTACTCGTCAGCTTATAGGTGACGATGAACTTCACAAGGCGATAAAGACAATTCCGCGTCGTGGATATACATTTGATTCATCCTTCATATTAAGTGAAAACGAAAGTAAAATAATAATTGACAAAGCATTCAAATGCAACTTCAATGAGATATTAGTAGAAGTAGATAAGGCTGCCCCCCAAGAAAATCCCCGAGCAGTGCTTGGAGATATAAAAAACTCGAGCAGTTTTTTTTACTCTCAAAAAATGCGTTTTTTTCGTTATTTAATTATAGGAGTAATTGCGATCGGCCTCTTATTCAGGACTTATTCCATATTCTATGATGACTGGTCTTATTCGTCTACTTACGTAAACTCTGGCAAAAATAGGATACTCTATATTGCATCGAGCAATGAGGAAATAAAAAAAATCAAAGCGTCATTAGAACCACTTGTAGCTAGATTTTCATTGATTAGCGATCTTCAGTCGCTAATAATATTTAATAAGATGCACGAGTTTTACAATATAGTTTGCCTAACGGAACGGTCTGCTCCAAAATTCATTACAGTTCACGTAAAAAAAACAAATGAAGTGGCAGATCAACAGATTTTGAGTTGCTTACAATGA
- a CDS encoding pilus assembly protein, protein MKNLLPLLVLYFFAHAALAGPSINVGVVYDYLEGDKSTYLKRIFNGGTSTAFVKVEIFEILYDAHGVAKEVPLKSQADGNSRDGLMASPARLIVPSNGMQGTRLLYMGDRERERYFRVRYIPVMPEKEDEFAVSEEEREAYKETLRAGVSILAGYGTVFFVRPKDTRFDTRIENGISSYVLSNNGNSVIEIDEFKNCVIGTTTDCYPTTKNHVLPGRKFSFDKEPGREYHFKLVEGESQESHVVKR, encoded by the coding sequence ATGAAAAATTTATTGCCATTGCTGGTTTTGTATTTTTTCGCACATGCTGCACTCGCCGGGCCCAGCATCAATGTGGGTGTGGTGTACGACTACCTTGAGGGTGACAAAAGCACATACCTGAAGCGCATTTTCAACGGTGGTACCAGCACAGCTTTTGTGAAGGTCGAGATTTTTGAAATTCTCTACGACGCTCACGGTGTGGCCAAGGAAGTCCCGCTGAAAAGCCAGGCCGATGGAAACTCGCGTGACGGTCTGATGGCAAGCCCGGCACGCCTAATAGTACCGTCCAACGGTATGCAGGGCACGCGTTTGCTGTACATGGGCGATCGTGAACGCGAGCGTTATTTTCGTGTGCGCTACATACCTGTGATGCCCGAAAAAGAGGACGAGTTCGCCGTTTCCGAGGAGGAGCGTGAGGCTTATAAAGAGACTTTGCGGGCCGGCGTCAGCATATTGGCAGGTTACGGCACGGTGTTTTTCGTGCGGCCCAAGGACACCCGTTTCGACACTCGGATCGAAAACGGCATCTCCAGCTATGTGCTGAGCAATAACGGCAATAGCGTGATTGAGATCGATGAGTTCAAAAACTGCGTGATCGGCACGACAACTGACTGTTATCCCACCACCAAGAATCATGTCTTGCCGGGGCGGAAATTCTCGTTCGATAAAGAGCCTGGCCGCGAGTACCACTTCAAGCTGGTGGAAGGCGAGTCGCAAGAAAGTCATGTGGTGAAAAGGTGA
- a CDS encoding IS5 family transposase → MKQMTFADAEYAGKRKQTRKELFLIEIHRVVPWKGLIALIQPHYPTGEGGRPAYPLMAMLRVHLMQNWFGYSDPAMEEALYETTILRQFSGLSLERIPDETTILNFRRLLEKHELAAGILGVINGYLGDRGLSLRQGTIVDATLIHAPSSTKNKDGKRDPEMHQTKKGNQYYFGAKAHIGVDDESGLVHSVVITAANVADITQVDKLLHGAENVVCADAGYTGVEKREEHAGRHVIWQIAARRSTYKKHGKRSALYKAMRKIEKAKAQVRAKVEHPFRVIKRQFGYTKVRFRGLVKNTAQMVTLFALSNLWMARRYLLSSAGEVRP, encoded by the coding sequence ATGAAGCAAATGACCTTCGCCGATGCCGAGTACGCCGGTAAGCGCAAGCAGACCCGCAAGGAATTGTTCCTGATCGAGATACATCGGGTCGTACCCTGGAAGGGTTTGATTGCCCTGATCCAACCTCATTACCCGACGGGCGAAGGGGGGCGTCCGGCCTATCCTTTGATGGCGATGCTGCGGGTTCATCTCATGCAGAACTGGTTCGGTTACAGCGATCCTGCGATGGAAGAAGCGCTGTACGAGACGACGATCTTGCGCCAGTTTTCAGGTCTGAGCCTGGAGCGGATCCCAGATGAAACTACCATCCTCAACTTCCGTCGCCTGCTGGAAAAGCACGAGTTGGCCGCTGGTATTCTCGGCGTGATCAATGGCTATCTGGGCGACCGCGGCTTGTCGCTGCGACAAGGCACCATCGTCGATGCCACGCTGATTCATGCGCCCAGTTCGACCAAGAACAAGGACGGCAAACGCGACCCTGAGATGCATCAAACCAAGAAAGGTAACCAGTATTACTTCGGTGCCAAAGCTCACATTGGTGTCGACGATGAGTCAGGGCTGGTGCACAGCGTGGTGATCACTGCGGCCAACGTCGCGGACATAACCCAAGTCGACAAACTGCTACACGGTGCTGAGAACGTGGTCTGCGCCGATGCAGGCTATACCGGTGTCGAGAAGCGCGAAGAGCATGCGGGACGCCACGTCATCTGGCAGATCGCAGCCCGGCGCAGTACCTACAAAAAACACGGTAAACGCAGCGCGCTGTACAAAGCGATGCGCAAGATCGAGAAAGCCAAGGCCCAGGTTCGCGCCAAGGTTGAGCATCCATTTCGAGTGATCAAGCGTCAGTTTGGTTATACGAAAGTGCGTTTCCGAGGCTTGGTGAAAAACACTGCTCAGATGGTGACGCTGTTCGCCCTGTCGAACCTTTGGATGGCGCGTCGATATTTGCTCTCCAGCGCAGGAGAGGTGCGTCCGTAA
- a CDS encoding fimbria/pilus chaperone family protein, with product MKYLLSKILVVSVFAVTSFAHASGMQPDTSVVLVDAGVGEGTINVTNTSSQTMLLYTEIKNVPEDQEELLIVTSPISRVEGREKQLVRFIFQSDRPLLTQRLKRVIFEGIPPNSEKGKNQLNMTVSQNLPIIISPANLPVNNQPWKLLKWELNDKIIRVSNDSPYVVRFNKSFKLIPIDVDLEFPRTYMLPGQVDEIQVPSGTQVSSDIKIRFNPASIYGYQGVSYEASLVY from the coding sequence GTGAAATATTTACTAAGTAAGATACTAGTAGTTTCTGTTTTTGCCGTGACTTCCTTTGCTCATGCTTCTGGCATGCAGCCCGACACGTCAGTAGTGCTTGTAGATGCAGGAGTAGGTGAAGGAACAATCAATGTGACTAACACCAGTAGTCAGACTATGCTTTTATATACTGAAATCAAAAACGTACCTGAAGATCAAGAAGAGTTATTGATAGTTACATCCCCGATAAGTCGTGTAGAAGGACGTGAAAAACAATTGGTTCGTTTTATATTTCAATCCGATAGACCACTACTCACACAGCGTTTAAAGCGTGTTATTTTCGAGGGCATACCACCAAATAGCGAAAAAGGCAAAAATCAACTCAATATGACCGTAAGTCAAAACTTGCCTATAATTATTAGCCCTGCAAATCTCCCTGTTAACAATCAACCTTGGAAGCTATTAAAATGGGAGTTGAATGATAAAATCATTAGAGTGAGTAACGATAGTCCTTATGTAGTGCGCTTTAACAAAAGCTTTAAGCTGATTCCGATCGATGTTGACTTGGAATTCCCACGGACCTATATGCTGCCCGGCCAAGTCGACGAGATCCAAGTTCCTTCCGGCACTCAAGTAAGCTCGGACATAAAAATTCGTTTTAATCCTGCTAGCATTTATGGTTACCAGGGCGTTTCTTATGAAGCATCTTTAGTTTACTGA
- a CDS encoding CS1 type fimbrial major subunit — protein MSRIVQLWRPRHHLRLKTLTRCPLFCVLALLSIPSFAAREEATFNVSINLPSNDFYVLPINPHLLQRDQIMNYNMVTKRLSTLREHFDVKNALGGITARVEGEPVLSNGRDLIALAVTFNGQPLGQVNTLVVSDVDAKLGKRVLLEIAAVVPTDSYMPGEYFGSVRLMFDALQP, from the coding sequence GTGAGCCGCATCGTGCAGCTATGGCGGCCGCGTCACCACCTCAGGCTTAAGACCCTTACCCGATGCCCGTTGTTCTGTGTGCTGGCTCTGCTTAGTATTCCGTCGTTCGCGGCCAGGGAAGAAGCAACTTTCAATGTCTCGATCAACTTGCCCAGCAACGATTTCTACGTGCTGCCGATTAACCCGCACCTTTTGCAGCGCGACCAGATAATGAATTACAACATGGTCACCAAGCGCCTGAGCACACTGCGCGAACACTTCGATGTGAAGAACGCGCTAGGCGGGATCACTGCACGGGTCGAGGGTGAGCCGGTGCTGTCCAATGGCCGAGACCTGATCGCCTTGGCCGTAACCTTTAACGGCCAGCCTTTGGGCCAGGTCAATACTTTGGTGGTTTCGGACGTCGATGCCAAGTTAGGTAAGCGCGTGTTGCTTGAAATCGCTGCTGTGGTCCCAACAGATAGTTATATGCCGGGTGAGTATTTCGGCAGCGTGCGGCTTATGTTTGATGCGCTCCAGCCCTGA
- a CDS encoding EAL domain-containing protein, which produces MYPSTLVRHNKLLAFLFFYIRSISAVFVTIIIFFSSRLKKSKLLLVSVKYQPIVDLHRNQWRGAEALLRISLRGKQVSPAIFFNFTKRLGLNTFATRMICKRIAQDYSEYLSACRGIYFTINLTAEDLQDKSFPSFVDALFNAHGLSRRDVTFEITEKHSYDYGEIIEQLITLKGLGFKIALDDFGTGYSGLESFERLPIDIVKLDRSFFSNDHKKYNPAWKQIFKMISDFDVDFIAEGIETHTEHSGIKSQNVRYAQGWFYSKALGAKEFTRQFFIQGSTNK; this is translated from the coding sequence ATGTATCCATCAACTTTAGTGCGACACAACAAGCTACTTGCATTTTTATTTTTTTATATTAGAAGTATTTCAGCGGTTTTTGTGACAATAATCATATTTTTCTCGTCCCGATTGAAAAAAAGTAAGCTACTTCTAGTTTCTGTAAAATACCAGCCAATTGTCGACCTACATAGAAATCAATGGCGTGGTGCTGAGGCGCTCTTGAGAATCAGTCTTAGAGGAAAACAAGTCAGTCCTGCTATATTTTTTAACTTTACCAAACGCCTAGGTTTGAATACTTTCGCCACGCGCATGATCTGTAAGCGTATAGCTCAAGATTATAGCGAATACTTAAGTGCATGCAGAGGCATTTATTTTACTATCAACCTCACAGCGGAAGACCTTCAGGATAAGTCATTCCCTTCATTTGTTGATGCCTTGTTTAACGCTCATGGCTTGTCACGCAGAGATGTGACGTTTGAGATAACCGAAAAACATAGTTATGATTACGGCGAAATCATTGAGCAGTTGATTACGCTAAAGGGTTTGGGCTTCAAAATTGCTTTAGATGACTTTGGTACTGGCTACTCTGGCTTAGAATCATTTGAGCGATTACCTATCGATATAGTAAAATTAGATAGGTCTTTTTTTTCAAACGATCACAAGAAATATAATCCCGCATGGAAGCAAATCTTTAAGATGATATCTGATTTTGATGTAGATTTTATTGCTGAAGGTATAGAAACACATACAGAACACAGTGGTATAAAATCTCAAAATGTGCGCTATGCACAAGGCTGGTTTTATTCAAAAGCATTAGGGGCGAAAGAGTTTACTCGTCAGTTTTTTATTCAAGGTTCAACCAACAAATAA